Proteins encoded in a region of the Ralstonia pseudosolanacearum genome:
- a CDS encoding acyl-CoA thioesterase/BAAT N-terminal domain-containing protein has translation MPPSPAIALSVAPADDLIDVPRRIVVTGLVPGAQVDLAARTLRGRAVPWHSRAAFIADADGTVDLSRDAPVCGDYAGVDPMGLVWSQRPEGGTSREVFASAATEPLTTTLTATAHGTPACARFVQRLAAPGVTRHDVRDDGLVGTLYLPDPHAHPGPRPAVMVLNGSGGGINAPRAALYASHGYAAFALAYFKAPGLSDYISNTPLEYFERGLAWLRRRVRPLHDFVAVSGQSRGGELALLLGATFPDAVSAVIGYVPGAVVHSAQNAADPAIGREGPTWLYRGQPLPHLWEGNRTATWAPFDEGAPPHRHERAIRTALRDADAVERARIRVEQTRGPVLLLSATDDGSWPSSDYARMAAARLAEARHPYPVVHHDFAGAGHAIVFPYVPTTQLIHTHPVSGRITTGGGEPCANARADLQSWAAVRRFLAEAVAARGRPVSDSVSASRSLSTMASTAVNDVVDRAAGLDDGSATHTLRHVRDKVAVATQGSHDTLFDAALPGLTPSERLLVALYACRLTPAPELGAHYRARLAETPVDAAALQAVEQGDPATLADARLRAILAFTRTLIERPLDGDRDALLRLPAAGLATPDVVTLSQLIAFLSYQTRLVAGLRALREASQAHPTGQSAASTETAA, from the coding sequence ATGCCCCCCTCGCCCGCCATCGCGCTCAGCGTCGCGCCGGCCGACGACCTGATCGACGTGCCGCGCCGCATCGTCGTGACGGGGCTGGTGCCCGGCGCGCAGGTCGATCTCGCCGCACGGACGCTGCGCGGGCGAGCGGTGCCGTGGCACAGCCGCGCCGCCTTCATCGCCGATGCCGACGGCACCGTCGACCTGTCGCGCGATGCGCCCGTCTGCGGCGACTACGCCGGCGTCGACCCGATGGGCCTGGTGTGGAGCCAGCGCCCCGAAGGCGGCACGTCGCGCGAGGTCTTCGCGAGCGCCGCCACCGAGCCGCTGACCACGACGCTGACGGCCACCGCGCACGGCACGCCGGCCTGCGCGCGCTTCGTGCAGCGGCTGGCGGCGCCGGGCGTGACGCGCCACGACGTCCGCGACGACGGCCTGGTCGGGACGCTGTACCTGCCGGACCCGCACGCCCACCCCGGCCCGCGGCCGGCGGTGATGGTGCTCAACGGCTCCGGCGGCGGCATCAACGCGCCGCGCGCGGCGCTGTATGCCTCGCACGGATACGCCGCCTTCGCGCTGGCGTACTTCAAGGCGCCGGGGCTGTCGGACTACATCTCCAACACCCCGCTCGAATACTTCGAGCGCGGCCTCGCCTGGCTGCGCCGGCGCGTGCGGCCGCTGCACGATTTCGTGGCAGTGAGCGGTCAGTCGCGCGGCGGCGAGCTGGCGCTGCTGCTCGGGGCGACGTTTCCCGACGCCGTCTCGGCGGTGATCGGCTACGTGCCGGGTGCGGTGGTGCACAGCGCGCAGAATGCCGCCGATCCGGCCATCGGGCGCGAAGGCCCGACTTGGCTGTATCGCGGCCAGCCGCTGCCGCACCTGTGGGAAGGCAACCGCACCGCGACCTGGGCCCCGTTCGACGAAGGCGCGCCGCCGCACCGGCACGAACGCGCGATCCGCACGGCGCTGCGGGATGCGGATGCGGTCGAGCGCGCCCGCATCCGCGTCGAACAGACGCGCGGGCCGGTGCTGCTGCTGTCGGCCACCGACGACGGCTCGTGGCCGTCGAGCGACTACGCGCGCATGGCGGCCGCCCGGCTGGCCGAGGCGCGCCACCCGTACCCGGTCGTCCACCACGACTTCGCCGGCGCCGGCCACGCCATCGTCTTCCCCTATGTGCCGACCACGCAGCTGATCCATACGCACCCGGTGTCGGGCCGCATCACCACCGGCGGCGGCGAACCGTGCGCCAATGCTCGGGCTGACCTGCAATCCTGGGCCGCCGTGCGCCGCTTCCTGGCCGAGGCGGTGGCCGCGCGCGGGCGCCCCGTTTCCGACTCAGTTTCCGCCTCACGGAGTCTCTCCACCATGGCATCCACTGCCGTCAACGATGTCGTCGATCGGGCCGCCGGCCTGGACGACGGCAGCGCCACCCACACGCTGCGCCATGTGCGCGACAAGGTCGCCGTCGCCACGCAGGGCAGCCATGACACCCTGTTCGACGCGGCCCTGCCCGGCCTGACGCCGAGCGAACGCCTGCTGGTCGCCCTGTACGCCTGCCGCCTGACGCCCGCCCCCGAACTGGGCGCGCACTACCGCGCCCGGCTGGCCGAAACGCCGGTCGATGCGGCGGCCCTGCAGGCGGTCGAGCAGGGCGACCCGGCCACGCTGGCCGACGCCCGCCTGCGCGCCATCCTCGCCTTCACGCGCACGCTGATCGAACGCCCGCTCGACGGCGACCGCGACGCACTGCTGCGCCTGCCCGCCGCCGGCCTGGCCACGCCCGACGTGGTGACGCTGTCGCAGCTGATCGCTTTCCTGTCATACCAGACGCGGCTGGTGGCCGGCCTGCGCGCCCTGCGCGAGGCCAGCCAAGCCCATCCGACCGGCCAATCCGCCGCCTCCACGGAGACCGCAGCATGA
- a CDS encoding peroxidase-related enzyme: MTEPLRAHGFTNESLEWKAWLDVVDLDRATPEQIAVLEESHPKAKTSDYYRFLVHQPAILRQRSAAFNAIMYAPGGLSRAERELASTVVSRVNGCVYCAAVHAQRFEQLAKRRDVIRQVFEDPHTAGTNARERAIARFSIDLTLRPGDVRAEDLQPLQAAGLTDAEILDLIHAVAIFAWANRLMLNLGEPVFPDAAA, translated from the coding sequence ATGACCGAGCCCCTGCGCGCCCACGGCTTCACCAACGAATCCTTGGAATGGAAAGCCTGGCTGGACGTGGTCGACCTCGACCGCGCCACGCCCGAGCAGATCGCCGTGCTGGAAGAGAGCCACCCGAAGGCCAAGACCTCGGACTACTACCGCTTCCTGGTGCACCAGCCGGCGATCCTGCGCCAGCGCTCGGCGGCCTTCAACGCCATCATGTATGCGCCCGGCGGGCTGTCGCGCGCGGAGCGCGAGCTGGCCAGCACCGTGGTGTCGCGCGTCAACGGCTGCGTCTACTGCGCCGCCGTCCATGCGCAGCGCTTCGAGCAGCTCGCCAAGCGCCGCGACGTCATCCGGCAGGTCTTCGAAGACCCGCACACGGCCGGCACCAATGCACGCGAACGGGCCATCGCCCGCTTCTCGATCGACCTCACGCTGCGCCCCGGCGACGTGCGCGCCGAAGACCTGCAGCCGCTCCAGGCCGCCGGCCTGACCGATGCCGAGATCCTCGACCTGATCCACGCCGTCGCCATCTTCGCGTGGGCGAACCGGCTGATGCTGAACCTGGGCGAGCCGGTGTTCCCGGACGCAGCCGCGTAG
- a CDS encoding xanthine dehydrogenase family protein molybdopterin-binding subunit has protein sequence MTADATAPRRGRRRFLLGALGIGGALVVGWGVLPPRSRLGDAADFPAQAGEVALNGWIKITPQGDVVLAMPRVEMGQGIHTALSMLVAEELDIPLARVRVERAPIERLYGNVVSVVDSALPVHPDDAGKAWARALHWIMAKSAREIGLVITGGSSSVADAWQPVREAAATARATLVEAAARAWKVPAAQVSVHDGRLIGPGGRQAGFGEVAVHARDIAPPASVMLKPASQYRLVGQPAPRSDVAGKIDGSARFAIDARPPGLLYAAVAMCPVFGGRLKAFDAKAAQGMPGVRYVVPFDGAAGGAPGVAVVADHYWQARQAVAKLEPVWDSGLHATLDSAGIRRQIAAALDSDRGGITYRSMGDGLQAFDHVSGATVVEAEYSVPYLAHAALEPINCTAQVTRDHVQLWAPTQVATLAQLVAARAAGVSREQVRIEVPLIGGGFGRRLESDFVGQAVAIAVRTEGRPVQVIWTREDDIRHDFYRPQAIARLKARIERGRVTALASRSAGQSILAGELGRLFGAPSLGIDRYTAEGLFDLPYEIEHEHIAHLAVDLPVPVGFWRSVGHSYTAFFLEGFLNEVAAAAGLDPLAMRRDLLAAHPRERAVLDTAARAAGWGQPLAPAADGAPRARGLALHGCFGSVVAQVAEVSLKDGKPRVHRVVCAVDCGTVVNPGIVVQQVESGVVFGLGAALHGQIRIQDGQVVQSNYPDYPVLGMADTPVIETHLVPSTAEPGGVGEIAVPPIAPAVAHAVAQLTGKPVRQLPMA, from the coding sequence ATGACGGCCGACGCAACCGCGCCGCGCCGCGGACGCCGCCGCTTCCTGCTGGGCGCGCTCGGCATCGGCGGGGCGCTGGTGGTGGGCTGGGGCGTGCTGCCGCCGCGCAGCCGCCTGGGCGACGCGGCGGACTTTCCCGCGCAGGCCGGCGAGGTGGCGCTCAACGGGTGGATCAAGATCACGCCGCAGGGTGATGTCGTGCTCGCCATGCCGCGCGTGGAGATGGGGCAGGGCATCCATACCGCGCTGTCGATGCTGGTGGCGGAGGAGCTCGATATTCCGCTCGCGCGGGTCCGCGTGGAGCGCGCGCCCATCGAGCGCCTCTACGGCAACGTCGTCAGCGTGGTCGACAGTGCGCTGCCGGTGCATCCGGACGATGCCGGCAAGGCCTGGGCCCGCGCGCTGCACTGGATCATGGCCAAGAGCGCCCGCGAGATCGGGCTGGTCATCACCGGCGGCAGCAGCAGCGTGGCGGATGCCTGGCAACCGGTGCGCGAGGCGGCGGCTACCGCGCGCGCCACGCTGGTGGAGGCCGCGGCGCGCGCGTGGAAGGTGCCGGCTGCGCAGGTGAGCGTGCATGACGGCCGGCTGATCGGCCCGGGCGGGCGGCAGGCCGGTTTCGGCGAGGTGGCGGTGCACGCGCGTGACATCGCGCCGCCCGCGAGCGTCATGCTCAAGCCCGCGTCGCAATACCGGCTGGTCGGCCAGCCGGCGCCGCGCAGCGATGTGGCGGGCAAGATCGACGGCAGCGCGCGCTTTGCCATCGACGCTCGGCCGCCCGGCCTGCTGTACGCGGCGGTGGCGATGTGTCCGGTGTTCGGCGGCAGGCTCAAGGCCTTCGATGCGAAGGCGGCGCAGGGCATGCCCGGCGTGCGCTACGTGGTGCCGTTCGATGGCGCGGCGGGCGGCGCGCCCGGCGTAGCGGTCGTCGCCGACCACTACTGGCAGGCGCGCCAGGCCGTGGCGAAGCTCGAACCGGTGTGGGACAGCGGGCTGCATGCCACGCTCGATTCCGCCGGCATCCGACGGCAGATCGCCGCCGCGCTCGACAGCGACCGGGGCGGCATCACCTACCGGTCAATGGGCGATGGCCTGCAGGCGTTCGACCACGTGAGCGGCGCGACAGTCGTCGAGGCCGAATACAGCGTGCCGTATCTCGCGCATGCGGCGCTGGAGCCTATCAACTGCACAGCGCAGGTGACCCGGGACCACGTGCAACTGTGGGCGCCGACGCAGGTCGCCACGCTGGCGCAACTGGTCGCGGCGCGCGCGGCGGGCGTGAGCCGCGAGCAGGTGCGGATCGAGGTGCCGCTGATCGGCGGCGGCTTCGGGCGCCGGCTCGAATCGGACTTCGTCGGCCAGGCGGTGGCGATCGCGGTCCGGACCGAAGGCCGGCCGGTGCAGGTGATCTGGACCCGCGAAGACGACATCCGCCACGATTTCTACCGCCCGCAGGCCATCGCCCGGCTCAAGGCGCGCATCGAGCGCGGCCGGGTGACGGCGCTGGCCTCGCGCAGCGCCGGCCAATCCATCCTGGCCGGCGAGCTCGGCCGGCTGTTCGGCGCGCCGTCGCTCGGTATCGACCGCTATACGGCGGAAGGGCTGTTCGACCTGCCGTACGAGATCGAGCACGAGCACATCGCCCACCTGGCGGTCGACCTGCCGGTGCCGGTGGGTTTCTGGCGCAGCGTCGGCCACTCCTACACGGCGTTCTTCCTGGAGGGCTTTCTCAACGAGGTGGCGGCGGCGGCCGGACTGGATCCGCTCGCGATGCGGCGCGACCTGCTCGCGGCGCATCCGCGCGAGCGCGCGGTACTCGATACGGCGGCGCGGGCGGCGGGCTGGGGTCAGCCGCTGGCGCCGGCCGCCGATGGGGCGCCGCGGGCGCGCGGACTGGCGCTGCACGGCTGCTTCGGCTCGGTGGTGGCGCAGGTGGCGGAGGTCTCGCTCAAGGACGGCAAGCCGCGCGTCCATCGCGTGGTGTGCGCGGTGGACTGCGGCACGGTCGTCAACCCGGGCATCGTCGTGCAGCAGGTGGAGAGCGGGGTCGTCTTCGGCCTGGGGGCGGCCCTCCATGGGCAGATCCGGATCCAGGACGGGCAGGTCGTGCAGTCCAACTATCCCGACTACCCCGTGCTCGGGATGGCCGACACGCCGGTCATCGAAACCCATCTCGTGCCCAGCACGGCCGAGCCCGGCGGGGTGGGCGAGATCGCCGTGCCGCCGATCGCGCCGGCGGTGGCGCACGCCGTGGCGCAGCTCACCGGCAAGCCGGTGCGGCAGCTGCCGATGGCGTGA
- a CDS encoding (2Fe-2S)-binding protein, translating to MDLDVNRRPVKVECDPAAPLLWVLRDHLNLTGTKFGCGVAACGACTVHVDGTAVRSCVLPVAAVAGRRITTIEGLAEAPGKRHALQQAWIDEQVPQCGYCQSGMLMAAADLLARQPDPSDADIDAAITNLCRCGTYPRVRTAIKRAAQALREGRA from the coding sequence ATGGACCTGGACGTCAACCGCCGGCCGGTCAAGGTCGAGTGCGACCCCGCGGCGCCGTTGCTGTGGGTGTTGCGAGACCACCTGAACCTCACCGGCACGAAGTTCGGCTGCGGCGTGGCCGCCTGCGGGGCCTGCACCGTGCACGTGGACGGCACGGCCGTGCGGTCGTGCGTGTTGCCGGTGGCGGCCGTGGCCGGCCGGCGCATCACGACCATCGAGGGGCTGGCCGAGGCGCCGGGCAAGCGCCACGCGCTGCAGCAGGCCTGGATCGACGAGCAGGTGCCGCAATGCGGCTATTGCCAGTCGGGCATGCTGATGGCCGCGGCGGACCTGCTGGCCAGGCAGCCCGACCCCAGCGACGCCGATATCGATGCGGCCATCACCAACCTGTGCCGCTGCGGCACGTATCCGCGCGTGCGGACTGCCATCAAGCGTGCCGCGCAGGCGCTGCGGGAGGGCCGCGCATGA
- a CDS encoding DUF7696 family protein, with amino-acid sequence MTDRNIRDAEIVHAIDTELLRRRQQFEGQPAAWSILCEAAHVATLNERARIAFIEHVAADRGADIALRLLLKAGAIRESVVRSLQAAEGLDEEEEEPVERLAVLH; translated from the coding sequence ATGACTGACCGCAACATCCGAGACGCCGAGATCGTCCACGCCATCGACACCGAGCTGCTGCGCCGCCGCCAACAGTTCGAGGGACAGCCCGCCGCGTGGAGCATCCTGTGCGAAGCCGCCCACGTGGCGACCCTGAACGAGCGTGCCCGGATCGCCTTCATCGAGCACGTTGCGGCGGATCGGGGCGCGGACATCGCCTTGCGGCTGCTACTGAAGGCCGGAGCGATCCGGGAGTCGGTGGTGCGCTCGCTGCAGGCCGCCGAGGGGCTGGACGAGGAGGAAGAGGAACCGGTGGAACGGCTGGCGGTGCTCCACTGA
- a CDS encoding response regulator transcription factor → MLIAVVHPNTEEAAWIMRALRTEGYSAAHYADTREFLRSIKRDSHDLVLISHAASHLALSKLPMLIRSRLQQHTPLLLVGHDHDEDAVAASLGAGADGYIGLPISPALFSARVTALLRRIYPIRAARQTFMVGPYELNQREYRIKLHGADIPLSHTEARLAIFLFCNVGRVLSRSHLFALVWRRPSLDLTRTIDRYVSRLRAKLELHPANGMRIRAIYSMGYRLELAQEMEYLPQIKAAA, encoded by the coding sequence ATGCTGATTGCCGTTGTCCACCCGAACACTGAAGAAGCGGCATGGATAATGCGCGCCCTGCGCACCGAAGGCTACAGCGCAGCCCATTATGCCGACACCCGTGAATTCCTGAGGAGCATCAAACGGGATTCGCACGATCTCGTGCTGATCTCGCATGCCGCCTCCCATCTCGCGCTGAGCAAGCTTCCGATGCTGATCCGCTCCCGGCTGCAGCAGCACACACCGTTGCTGCTGGTCGGACACGACCACGACGAGGATGCCGTCGCCGCCAGCCTGGGCGCCGGCGCGGACGGCTACATCGGCCTGCCGATCAGCCCGGCGCTGTTTTCGGCGCGGGTTACCGCGCTGCTGCGCCGCATCTATCCGATCCGCGCGGCAAGGCAGACCTTCATGGTCGGCCCTTACGAGCTCAATCAGCGGGAATACCGGATCAAACTGCACGGGGCGGACATTCCCCTGAGCCACACCGAGGCCCGCCTGGCCATCTTTCTGTTCTGCAATGTCGGCCGCGTCCTGTCCAGGAGCCATCTGTTCGCGCTCGTCTGGCGCCGGCCATCCCTCGACCTGACGCGCACGATCGACCGCTATGTCTCGCGGCTGCGCGCCAAGCTGGAGCTTCATCCGGCCAACGGCATGCGCATCCGGGCCATCTACAGCATGGGGTACCGGCTCGAACTCGCGCAGGAGATGGAGTACCTGCCCCAGATCAAGGCAGCCGCCTGA